A stretch of the Veillonella parvula DSM 2008 genome encodes the following:
- a CDS encoding magnesium transporter CorA family protein, translating into MITVYKHIEEELVSDCTVSDATKGSWVNLVNPDPDELSLINILTEIPTDVLKTALDMEERSHVELEDNYIFVVINIPAIRGNDMYDTVPLGIFLTPDFFITVCLEESEVLYPFISNQLSTFYTYKKTRFLFQILYRTATLFLRYLQQINRRTDDIEVQLRHTTKNKDFFQLLELQKSMTYFTSALRTNGTVMERLLRLRGHSTYRHLLKMYEEDEDLLEDVIIENKQAIEMVEMYSNILMNMMNAFTSIISNNLNMVMKMLAALTITLAVPTIIFSLWGTNVALPFQDDPNGFYEVVGISVVCSIIAIIGMWKKDLF; encoded by the coding sequence ATGATCACGGTGTACAAACACATAGAAGAAGAGTTGGTTTCAGACTGCACTGTATCAGATGCCACAAAAGGTTCTTGGGTAAATTTGGTGAACCCAGACCCCGATGAGTTGTCCCTCATCAACATTTTGACGGAAATTCCAACGGACGTTTTAAAGACCGCTCTCGATATGGAAGAACGTTCTCACGTGGAATTAGAGGATAATTATATTTTCGTGGTTATCAACATTCCTGCGATTCGCGGTAATGATATGTACGATACGGTGCCGCTCGGTATTTTTTTGACGCCTGATTTCTTCATTACTGTATGTCTTGAAGAGTCCGAGGTGTTATATCCGTTCATTTCAAACCAACTGTCTACATTCTATACATATAAAAAGACGCGGTTCTTGTTCCAAATCTTGTACCGTACAGCCACATTGTTCTTACGTTATTTGCAACAAATCAATCGCCGTACCGACGATATTGAAGTTCAGTTGCGTCATACAACGAAGAATAAAGACTTCTTCCAACTATTGGAATTACAGAAATCCATGACATACTTTACCTCTGCGTTGCGTACGAATGGAACTGTTATGGAACGCCTATTGCGCTTGCGTGGTCACAGCACTTATAGACATTTGCTTAAAATGTATGAAGAGGATGAGGATCTTTTGGAAGACGTTATCATCGAGAATAAACAGGCCATCGAGATGGTTGAAATGTACTCTAATATCTTGATGAATATGATGAACGCCTTTACATCGATTATCTCAAATAATCTTAATATGGTGATGAAAATGTTGGCGGCCCTCACGATTACTTTGGCGGTGCCCACAATCATATTCAGTCTGTGGGGAACGAATGTGGCGTTGCCCTTCCAGGATGATCCGAATGGATTCTACGAAGTAGTAGGTATTTCCGTGGTGTGTTCTATCATTGCTATCATCGGCATGTGGAAAAAAGACCTATTCTAA
- a CDS encoding heavy metal translocating P-type ATPase gives MEETLLLKDLNCPNCAAKIEDRIRKMDVVETANFTIATHQLKLTGSWEDREALKRDIQDICDAIEEGVTVADYERKSKAAMDDHGPDQDRGSDAVTIVVIVAGLLFMIYEVLSSFVPSIGLPESIETPIYYIAYILLAFPVLRIAGRNILKGQVFDENFLMSIATLGAIAIDALPEAVGVILFYRIGEFFEEKATDRSRTEIMNAVDMRPQEVRVVDTGCGGEIVVMAPEKVEVGWTIEVRPGDLIPLDGTVLEGETRVNTAPVTGEPVPVRAVPGTQLMSGCINESGRITMRVDKVLEESMVTKILDAVENAASSKPKIDRFITRFARVYTPIVVAFALAVAIIPSLITGEWHKWIYTALTFLVISCPCALVLSVPLAFFSGIGNASKHGILLKGGRVIEALANVKAVALDKTGTITSGEFKVQNVETVGSHVSNTQLLSMAAAIEAVSTHPIATSIVSEAKAQGIVVEASDFVQELAGEGMVGTVDGQQVLVGNRRLMERYNVQGYPTEAAAYGTEVLVVEGNVYLGRIIIADEARPDSAAAIADLNGQDIKTVMLTGDAEASANYIAKETGVSAVRAQLLPQDKLSVVQDIRSEYGPTMFVGDGINDAPVLAGADVGGAMGSGADAAIEAADVVFMRPSLTAIAHILDLSKATLRVAWQNVVFAIAVKILIMALGLMGYASMWWAVFGDTGVSILCILNSIRILRR, from the coding sequence ATGGAAGAAACATTATTGTTGAAGGATTTGAACTGTCCGAACTGCGCAGCAAAAATTGAAGATCGTATCCGTAAAATGGATGTGGTAGAGACTGCAAATTTCACAATTGCTACACATCAATTAAAATTAACCGGCTCTTGGGAAGACCGTGAAGCGCTTAAACGTGACATTCAAGATATTTGTGATGCCATCGAAGAGGGCGTAACCGTAGCGGATTACGAGCGTAAATCTAAAGCGGCTATGGATGATCATGGTCCTGACCAGGATCGTGGTAGTGATGCTGTAACAATTGTAGTCATCGTAGCAGGTTTGTTATTCATGATTTATGAAGTTTTGTCATCCTTTGTCCCATCCATCGGCTTGCCAGAGAGTATTGAAACTCCAATTTACTATATTGCCTATATCTTACTTGCGTTCCCAGTATTGCGTATCGCAGGTCGTAATATCTTAAAAGGTCAAGTATTTGATGAGAACTTCTTGATGTCTATCGCTACATTGGGCGCCATTGCAATCGACGCATTGCCTGAAGCAGTAGGCGTTATCTTGTTTTACCGTATTGGTGAGTTCTTCGAAGAAAAAGCAACTGATCGTAGTCGTACAGAAATCATGAACGCTGTCGATATGCGTCCTCAAGAGGTGCGCGTTGTAGACACAGGCTGTGGTGGTGAAATCGTAGTTATGGCTCCTGAAAAGGTTGAAGTAGGCTGGACTATCGAAGTTCGTCCTGGTGATTTAATCCCTCTAGACGGTACAGTTCTTGAAGGTGAAACTCGCGTTAACACAGCTCCTGTAACAGGTGAGCCTGTACCGGTTCGCGCTGTACCTGGCACTCAACTTATGTCTGGTTGCATCAACGAATCTGGCCGCATTACGATGCGTGTGGACAAGGTTCTTGAAGAATCCATGGTTACTAAAATTCTTGATGCCGTGGAAAATGCAGCATCTTCTAAACCTAAAATCGACCGTTTTATCACGCGTTTCGCTCGCGTATACACACCAATCGTTGTAGCTTTTGCATTGGCTGTAGCTATCATTCCGTCCCTTATTACAGGTGAATGGCATAAATGGATTTACACAGCCTTAACATTCCTCGTTATTTCTTGCCCATGTGCATTGGTGCTTAGCGTGCCACTCGCATTCTTCTCCGGTATCGGCAATGCGTCTAAACACGGTATCTTGCTTAAAGGTGGTCGCGTTATCGAGGCGTTGGCTAATGTGAAAGCAGTAGCTCTTGATAAAACTGGTACTATCACATCTGGTGAATTTAAAGTACAAAACGTAGAAACTGTAGGCTCTCATGTGAGCAATACTCAATTGTTGTCCATGGCGGCAGCTATCGAAGCCGTTTCTACGCATCCAATCGCAACAAGCATCGTTTCCGAAGCAAAGGCACAAGGTATCGTTGTAGAAGCGTCTGACTTTGTTCAAGAATTAGCAGGCGAAGGTATGGTTGGCACCGTTGATGGTCAACAAGTCCTCGTTGGTAATCGTCGTCTCATGGAACGCTATAATGTGCAAGGCTATCCAACAGAAGCTGCTGCATACGGCACAGAAGTACTAGTAGTAGAAGGTAATGTATACCTCGGTCGCATTATTATCGCTGATGAAGCTCGTCCAGACTCCGCAGCGGCTATCGCTGATCTTAATGGTCAAGATATTAAAACGGTTATGCTTACAGGTGATGCTGAAGCAAGCGCTAATTATATTGCCAAAGAAACTGGGGTAAGTGCCGTTCGTGCTCAATTGTTGCCACAAGATAAATTGTCCGTTGTACAAGATATTCGCTCTGAATATGGTCCAACCATGTTCGTAGGCGACGGCATCAACGATGCGCCAGTGCTTGCTGGTGCTGACGTAGGTGGTGCGATGGGTAGCGGTGCTGATGCGGCTATCGAAGCGGCAGACGTTGTATTCATGCGTCCATCCTTGACTGCTATTGCACATATCCTTGACTTGTCCAAAGCGACGTTGCGCGTAGCATGGCAAAACGTAGTATTCGCTATTGCCGTTAAAATTCTTATCATGGCACTAGGTCTTATGGGCTATGCATCCATGTGGTGGGCGGTATTTGGTGATACTGGCGTATCCATTCTTTGTATTTTGAACTCTATTCGTATCTTACGCCGTTAA
- a CDS encoding ABC transporter permease/substrate-binding protein, with amino-acid sequence MHDVISLLINRYDFFLQLLWEHIEISVLASVVAIIIGGLLGVLIYEYKRLAAPVMVMVNFLYTIPSISMLGLLLYVSGVGNTTAIIALVIYALLPMVRNTFTGLNQIDQAMCEAGIALGLTRIQRLWNIEIPLAMPTIMAGIRTMLVMTIALTGIASFIGAGGLGVAIYRGITTNQSALTIAGSLLIALLAITVDALFSLGERVTRISPHMKRYTIIFVSIMTLIAMGIGGWAMYCRHVKTDVIHIATKPMTEQLILGNVLKELIEKKTDLTVEVTEGVGGGTSNIQPAMLSGQFDIYPEYTGTAWSAVLKRTDAYDESLFNELSQAYKEKYNFEWVGMYGFNNTYGIGVRNEIAQSYGVKTYSDLARIAPSLTLGGEYDFFGREDGYAGLQRVYGMSFKATKDMDIGLKYTAISRGEVDAMPIFTTDGQLSMAPITVLQDDKHLYPSYMAGNVVHSEVLIAHPELRPVLESLNHTITDQEMAKMNYAVETEHQLPADVAHQFLVKRNLI; translated from the coding sequence ATTTTTTCCTCCAGCTATTATGGGAGCATATAGAAATTTCAGTATTAGCTTCTGTTGTTGCGATCATTATCGGCGGATTGTTGGGTGTTCTTATATACGAATATAAAAGGCTAGCTGCGCCAGTTATGGTAATGGTCAATTTCCTATATACGATTCCTTCTATATCGATGTTAGGTCTCTTATTGTATGTATCCGGTGTCGGTAATACGACCGCTATTATTGCATTGGTTATATATGCTTTATTACCGATGGTACGAAATACATTTACTGGTCTTAACCAGATTGATCAAGCCATGTGTGAAGCGGGGATTGCATTAGGGCTCACGCGGATTCAACGTTTGTGGAATATAGAGATTCCTTTGGCTATGCCGACGATTATGGCTGGTATACGGACTATGCTCGTTATGACCATTGCCTTGACAGGTATTGCATCCTTTATTGGTGCTGGTGGTTTAGGTGTGGCGATTTATAGGGGCATTACAACGAATCAAAGTGCTTTGACGATTGCCGGTAGTCTACTGATTGCACTATTAGCCATTACGGTTGATGCGCTCTTTTCTCTAGGTGAAAGAGTAACGCGTATTAGCCCTCATATGAAGCGTTATACGATTATATTTGTTTCGATTATGACGCTAATTGCAATGGGTATAGGTGGCTGGGCTATGTATTGCCGTCATGTGAAGACCGATGTTATTCATATTGCAACGAAACCTATGACGGAACAGCTTATTTTGGGGAATGTTTTAAAAGAATTAATCGAGAAGAAGACTGATTTAACCGTAGAGGTTACAGAAGGTGTAGGCGGTGGTACATCCAATATTCAACCAGCTATGCTTTCTGGCCAATTTGATATATATCCTGAATATACTGGTACGGCTTGGTCTGCTGTGCTGAAACGTACAGATGCTTATGATGAAAGCCTATTTAATGAGCTTTCACAGGCCTACAAAGAGAAATATAATTTTGAGTGGGTCGGCATGTACGGCTTTAATAATACCTATGGCATAGGGGTGCGTAATGAAATCGCTCAGAGTTATGGCGTAAAAACATATTCCGATCTTGCTCGTATAGCACCATCCCTAACATTAGGAGGGGAATATGATTTCTTTGGCCGTGAGGATGGCTATGCTGGATTACAACGTGTGTATGGCATGAGCTTTAAAGCTACTAAAGATATGGATATAGGACTAAAATATACGGCTATTAGTCGTGGTGAGGTGGATGCAATGCCGATATTTACAACTGATGGACAATTAAGTATGGCGCCAATTACGGTGTTACAAGATGATAAACATTTATATCCATCCTATATGGCTGGTAATGTGGTGCATAGTGAAGTGTTAATCGCTCATCCCGAACTGCGGCCTGTATTAGAAAGTTTAAATCATACGATTACAGATCAAGAGATGGCAAAGATGAATTATGCCGTTGAAACGGAACATCAATTACCAGCTGATGTAGCACATCAATTCTTGGTAAAACGAAACTTGATATAA
- a CDS encoding SGNH/GDSL hydrolase family protein — MEIICFGDSITRGYDVPYGRGWVEICDASIENVNFTNYGEDGCSVQGMIYNIENWAVTAVSDPTRHIFLMCGTNDILQGRDSTYVYKTLVKAIELASTKGMVIIGLETQIDSDMDGLDLVVREVNEQLKAYAAEHNIKVIDFYTTLFEADQIGQIVFAGEVHPNERGYRLMAYKALEVFTRL; from the coding sequence ATGGAAATCATCTGTTTTGGCGATAGCATTACGCGTGGCTATGATGTACCCTATGGACGCGGTTGGGTCGAAATCTGCGATGCTTCCATAGAGAACGTTAATTTTACAAATTATGGTGAAGATGGCTGCTCCGTACAGGGGATGATATATAATATTGAAAATTGGGCGGTTACTGCTGTATCCGATCCAACACGTCATATTTTCTTGATGTGTGGCACTAACGATATTTTACAAGGTCGAGATAGTACCTATGTGTACAAGACTTTAGTGAAAGCTATTGAGCTGGCTAGTACAAAAGGGATGGTAATCATCGGTTTAGAAACTCAAATTGATAGCGATATGGATGGATTAGATCTCGTTGTACGAGAGGTTAATGAACAGCTAAAAGCTTACGCAGCGGAGCATAATATTAAGGTCATAGATTTCTATACCACCTTGTTTGAAGCGGATCAAATTGGACAAATTGTCTTTGCTGGAGAGGTACACCCCAACGAGCGCGGTTATCGATTAATGGCGTATAAGGCATTAGAGGTCTTTACGCGATTATAA
- a CDS encoding MFS transporter, with amino-acid sequence MNRLSFSRTQILILLSVWLTFLLSFVMRLSWASVMPILNEALHFTAKMGAQHISAFYFGYALTVLPGGILADKIGYRRTILFSLIGMAAVTALMSTITDYTMAWGLRFLLGVMSGPVQASCLSAIGDHFGPNQRGAAVGIFMSCTSFGITTVNLYAPYVATHYGWQTAFLATAILPLLVLVLCYFTVRKPSAEILAQREAEASEAAAKLGVGQTSLVENLKHIISNRNIRCLAIAGFFATGTTWGVTQWANLYMVKQLGVTAIYAGQVMSVFGTAALIAKPTIGILSDILPIKKNHLAALVMFLFAPALILFASTANPNMLFVTGPILGIGAFMHSALTNALVVQSAAPHLRGTTAGFVNLFNQIGALLAPLLLGNVLVMTGSYQMSLMSIAIAPIIGACALFFIRLK; translated from the coding sequence ATGAATCGACTTAGTTTCTCGCGAACTCAGATTTTAATTCTCCTTAGTGTGTGGCTCACGTTCTTGTTGAGCTTTGTTATGCGCTTGTCTTGGGCATCTGTTATGCCTATCCTCAATGAGGCGTTGCATTTCACAGCTAAGATGGGGGCTCAACACATTTCGGCCTTTTACTTTGGTTATGCGTTAACGGTACTGCCAGGTGGTATTTTAGCGGATAAAATAGGTTACAGACGTACCATATTGTTTAGTTTAATCGGTATGGCCGCTGTAACGGCTTTGATGAGTACCATTACAGACTATACCATGGCTTGGGGTTTGCGCTTCTTATTAGGGGTTATGTCTGGTCCTGTACAAGCTTCTTGCTTGAGTGCTATCGGAGATCACTTCGGTCCGAATCAACGGGGTGCGGCCGTAGGTATCTTTATGAGCTGTACGTCCTTTGGTATTACTACGGTAAACCTTTACGCACCATATGTGGCGACACATTACGGCTGGCAAACGGCATTCCTTGCTACAGCAATCTTGCCATTGTTAGTACTTGTATTATGTTACTTCACGGTGCGTAAGCCGAGTGCAGAAATTCTCGCACAACGAGAAGCTGAGGCTTCTGAAGCGGCTGCTAAGCTTGGCGTAGGTCAAACGTCTTTAGTAGAAAACTTGAAGCACATCATTTCTAATCGTAACATTCGTTGCTTGGCTATTGCAGGCTTCTTCGCCACAGGTACGACTTGGGGCGTAACGCAATGGGCGAACTTATACATGGTTAAACAATTAGGTGTAACTGCTATCTATGCAGGCCAAGTCATGAGCGTATTCGGTACGGCTGCGCTCATTGCGAAACCAACGATCGGTATTTTATCTGATATTTTGCCAATTAAGAAGAACCATTTAGCGGCGCTCGTTATGTTCTTATTTGCGCCCGCTTTAATCTTGTTTGCAAGTACGGCAAATCCAAACATGCTCTTTGTAACAGGTCCAATCCTCGGTATTGGTGCCTTTATGCATAGTGCGTTGACTAATGCTCTTGTAGTTCAATCGGCAGCACCTCATTTACGCGGCACTACAGCGGGCTTTGTAAACTTGTTTAATCAAATTGGGGCTCTCTTGGCACCACTGCTCTTGGGCAATGTCCTCGTAATGACGGGCAGTTACCAAATGTCCTTGATGTCTATCGCTATAGCACCTATTATCGGTGCATGCGCATTGTTCTTTATTCGTCTTAAATAA